A genome region from Kogia breviceps isolate mKogBre1 chromosome 13, mKogBre1 haplotype 1, whole genome shotgun sequence includes the following:
- the RNF146 gene encoding E3 ubiquitin-protein ligase RNF146 isoform X2 — MMAGCGEIDHSINMLPTNRKANESCSNTAPSLTVPECAICLQTCVHPVSLPCKHVFCYLCVKGASWLGKRCALCRQEIPEDFLDKPTLLSPEELKAASRGNGEYAWYYEGRNGWWQYDERTSRELEDAFSKGKKSTEMLIAGFLYVADLENMVQYRRNEHGRRRKIKRDIIDIPKKGVAGLRLDCDANTVNLARESSADGADSVSAQSGASVQPLVSSSVRPLTSVDGQLTSPATPSPDASTSLEDSFAHLQLGGDSIAERSHRGEGEEDHESPSSGRVPAPDTSIEETESDASSDSEDGSALVAQHSLTQQRLLVPNPNQTVSDRSDLSGTDRSVAGGGTVGVSVRSRRPDGQCTVTEV, encoded by the exons AT GATGGCTGGCTGTGGTGAAATTGATCACTCAATAAACATGCTTCCTACAAACAGGAAAGCAAACGAGTCCTGTTCTAATACAGCACCTTCTCTAACTGTCCCTGAATGTGCCATTTGTCTGCAAACATGTGTTCACCCAGTCAGTCTGCCTTGCAAGCATGTTTTCTGCTATCTATGTGTGAAGGGAGCATCATGGCTTGGAAAGCGATGTGCCCTCTGTCGACAAGAAATTCCGGAGGATTTCCTTGATAAGCCAACCTTATTGTCACCAGAAGAACTCAAGGCAGCAAGTAGAGGAAATGGTGAATATGCATGGTattatgaaggaagaaatgggTGGTGGCAGTATGATGAGCGCACTAGTAGAGAGCTGGAAGATGCTTTTTCCAAAGGTAAAAAGAGCACCGAAATGTTAATTGCCGGGTTTCTGTATGTTGCCGATCTTGAAAATATGGTTCAATATAGGAGAAATGAACATGGACGTCGCAGGAAGATTAAGCGGGATATAATAGATATACCAAAGAAGGGAGTAGCCGGACTTAGGCTGGACTGTGATGCTAATACTGTAAACCTAGCAAGAGAGAGCTCTGCTGATGGAGCGGACAGTGTATCAGCACAGAGTGGAGCTTCCGTTCAGCCTCTAGTGTCTTCTTCTGTAAGGCCCCTGACGTCAGTAGATGGTCAGTTAACAAGCCCTGCAACACCATCCCCTGATGCAAGCACTTCTCTGGAAGACTCTTTTGCACATTTACAACTCGGTGGAGACAGCATAGCTGAAAGGAGTCATaggggggaaggagaagaagatcATGAGTCACCATCTTCAGGCAGGGTACCAGCACCAGACACTTCCATTGAAGAAACCGAATCAGATGCCAGTAGTGATAGTGAGGATGGATCTGCGCTTGTTGCGCAACACTCCTTGACCCAACAGAGACTTTTGGTTCCTAATCCCAACCAGACAGTATCTGATCGATCTGATCTATCAGGAACTGATCGATCCGTGGCAGGGGGTGGAACAGTGGGTGTCAGTGTCAGATCCAGAAGGCCTGATGGACAGTGCACAGTAACTGAAGTTTAA
- the RNF146 gene encoding E3 ubiquitin-protein ligase RNF146 isoform X1 yields MAGCGEIDHSINMLPTNRKANESCSNTAPSLTVPECAICLQTCVHPVSLPCKHVFCYLCVKGASWLGKRCALCRQEIPEDFLDKPTLLSPEELKAASRGNGEYAWYYEGRNGWWQYDERTSRELEDAFSKGKKSTEMLIAGFLYVADLENMVQYRRNEHGRRRKIKRDIIDIPKKGVAGLRLDCDANTVNLARESSADGADSVSAQSGASVQPLVSSSVRPLTSVDGQLTSPATPSPDASTSLEDSFAHLQLGGDSIAERSHRGEGEEDHESPSSGRVPAPDTSIEETESDASSDSEDGSALVAQHSLTQQRLLVPNPNQTVSDRSDLSGTDRSVAGGGTVGVSVRSRRPDGQCTVTEV; encoded by the coding sequence ATGGCTGGCTGTGGTGAAATTGATCACTCAATAAACATGCTTCCTACAAACAGGAAAGCAAACGAGTCCTGTTCTAATACAGCACCTTCTCTAACTGTCCCTGAATGTGCCATTTGTCTGCAAACATGTGTTCACCCAGTCAGTCTGCCTTGCAAGCATGTTTTCTGCTATCTATGTGTGAAGGGAGCATCATGGCTTGGAAAGCGATGTGCCCTCTGTCGACAAGAAATTCCGGAGGATTTCCTTGATAAGCCAACCTTATTGTCACCAGAAGAACTCAAGGCAGCAAGTAGAGGAAATGGTGAATATGCATGGTattatgaaggaagaaatgggTGGTGGCAGTATGATGAGCGCACTAGTAGAGAGCTGGAAGATGCTTTTTCCAAAGGTAAAAAGAGCACCGAAATGTTAATTGCCGGGTTTCTGTATGTTGCCGATCTTGAAAATATGGTTCAATATAGGAGAAATGAACATGGACGTCGCAGGAAGATTAAGCGGGATATAATAGATATACCAAAGAAGGGAGTAGCCGGACTTAGGCTGGACTGTGATGCTAATACTGTAAACCTAGCAAGAGAGAGCTCTGCTGATGGAGCGGACAGTGTATCAGCACAGAGTGGAGCTTCCGTTCAGCCTCTAGTGTCTTCTTCTGTAAGGCCCCTGACGTCAGTAGATGGTCAGTTAACAAGCCCTGCAACACCATCCCCTGATGCAAGCACTTCTCTGGAAGACTCTTTTGCACATTTACAACTCGGTGGAGACAGCATAGCTGAAAGGAGTCATaggggggaaggagaagaagatcATGAGTCACCATCTTCAGGCAGGGTACCAGCACCAGACACTTCCATTGAAGAAACCGAATCAGATGCCAGTAGTGATAGTGAGGATGGATCTGCGCTTGTTGCGCAACACTCCTTGACCCAACAGAGACTTTTGGTTCCTAATCCCAACCAGACAGTATCTGATCGATCTGATCTATCAGGAACTGATCGATCCGTGGCAGGGGGTGGAACAGTGGGTGTCAGTGTCAGATCCAGAAGGCCTGATGGACAGTGCACAGTAACTGAAGTTTAA